One Aspergillus oryzae RIB40 DNA, chromosome 2 genomic window carries:
- a CDS encoding uncharacterized protein (predicted protein) codes for MSTAIPPQDPLRGKTTLMGSPADTAPPGRGKNDEVYSSALDAVSIQTSRPSTAVPADVLATSLAQAKHDLEEERQQHQQTKMDLRQKEQEARELRKSWLETANELNRYLRQGHGYNQMTDDDLLQHVAQLRFTITGFAAQHFSHPQLRDRKMTADLVRALLWAFLLRKVFDQFRWATLEAGAHPLNDQAKDVVPDARRRCSMWRANTSNLVLDSMIFEGDKPYDDRQQFVTMNVKVLSKYLASLSLSPKDVIEARLQDLFTQSLELDQELNRQVASITWNSDTDEELTVRLVLAPGLSRRGRASGDRFDEIVQLLKMEVSCELAVYNEPSRRSRPATRIGRLVSDMGWGNDN; via the exons ATGTCCACTGCCATTCCCCCACAGGACCCTTTGCGTGGTAAAACCACTTTGATGGGTTCTCCAGCAGACACGGCGCCTCCTGGCAGAGGGAAGAACGATGAAGTGTATTCATCTGCCTTGGATGCTGTCTCCATCCAGACTTCACGGCCCTCGACCGCTGTTCCAGCCGATGTTCTCGCTACGAGTCTGGCCCAGGCAAAACAtgatcttgaggaagagagacagcaacatcagcagACCAAGATGGATCTGAGACAGAAAGAGCAGGAGGCACGCGAGTTGCGCAAGTCTTGGCTAGAGACTGCGAATGAATTGAACCGGTATCTACGCCAGGGCCACGGCTACAACCAGATGACGGATGATGACTTGCTCCAACACGTAGCGCAATTACGGTTCACCATAACCGGATTCGCCGCTCAGCACTTTAGTCACCCCCAGCTTCGCGACCGAAAGATGACTGCCGA CCTGGTTCGGGCCTTGCTGTGGGCCTTTCTCCTGAGGAAAGTATTTGACCAGTTTCGTTGGGCCACGCTGGAGGCAGGGGCTC ATCCGCTCAATGATCAGGCCAAGGACGTCGTTCCTGACGCACGTCGCAGGTGTAGTATGTGGCGAGCGAACACGAGTAATTTGGTGCTCGACAGCATGATATTTGAAGGGGATAAGCCCTACGATGATCGGCAACAATTTGTGACAATGAATGTGAAAGTTCTGAGCAAATATCTGGCGTCGTTATCGCTATCCCCAAAGGACGTGATTGAGGCCAGATTGCAAGACCTCTTCACCCAAAGTCTGGAGTTGGATCAGGAGCTGAACCGGCAGGTTGCCAGCATCACCTGGAACAGTGAT acggatgaggagctgaCTGTGAGGCTGGTGCTTGCCCCAGGTCTCTCCAGGCGTGGTCGGGCATCAGGGGACCGGTTCGATGAGATCGTCCAattgctgaagatggaggtcTCCTGCGAGCTTGCGGTGTATAATGAACCCAGCCGCCGATCCCGGCCAGCCACAAGGATTGGGCGACTGGTATCAGATATGGGCTGGGGTAATGACAACTAG
- a CDS encoding uncharacterized protein (predicted protein) → MRAANLQVCCGQIQIQVEVFRMEDADGSKTGIKWVSGPRPKVLHILSYTWWFCSFFCPDSDSLKLHSKPHTYAMPSWKTSSIAESESGFLRKTSEVRNERWGMKALVNKIKKKKKYDLDDFLVIGIDFGTTFVPAPDWPRIDSC, encoded by the coding sequence ATGCGAGCGGCGAACCTGCAAGTGTGCTGCGGTCAGATCCAAATTCAGGTCGAAGTATTTCGTATGGAAGATGCGGATGGTTCTAAAACCGGAATTAAATGGGTATCCGGGCCACGCCCAAAGGTGCTTCATATTCTGTCTTATACATGGTGgttttgttcctttttttgcCCCGACAGCGATTCTCTTAAGCTCCATTCCAAGCCTCACACCTATGCCATGCCGAGCTGGAAGACCTCATCGATCGCTGAAAGCGAGAGCGGCTTTCTGCGGAAAACCTCGGAGGTCCGCAACGAACGATGGGGCATGAAAGCGCTGGtgaacaagatcaagaagaagaagaaatacgatctggatgatttccttgttATTGGGATTGATTTTGGAACGACGTTCGTGCCGGCACCGGATTGGCCCCGGATCGATTCATGCTAA
- a CDS encoding Hsp70 family protein (predicted protein) — MAEELRQSEFILRGRKMIRETGKSAIDLIADYLRALWQHTLDTIHKARSKSVIAALTFQVVITVPAIWKDYARQGMEEAARRAGILQDRPAGPTVLSFAPEPEAAALATLCERERDIESGDVYVICDAGGGTVVRTVSGLVDVMADPSSSDIQKAFTPIFADIEGLLNEQIAKSRSKSLPVKVRSYGPQFGSMLMITRISSWSAGLAPAPTSTNIYRRGTSETGLTSSNPPVSDRVAYSPLFDESRHLEKDRNWDGDEGVWRASNQMMWYLRKIVVD; from the exons atggcggaggagctgcGTCAGTCGGAATTTATTCTGCGTGGCCGCAAGATGATCCGAGAGACGGGCAAGTCGGCGATTGACTTAATTGCGGATTACCTCCGGGCGTTGTGGCAGCATACCCTAGACACCATCCACAAGGCACGTAGCAAGTCCGTCATCGCGGCCCTCACCTTCCAGGTGGTCATCACAGTGCCGGCGATCTGGAAAGACTATGCGCGCCAGGGCATGGAAGAGGCAGCAAGACGGGCTGGAATCCTCCAAGACCGTCCAGCGGGTCCCAccgtcctttcctttgcgCCGGAACCCGAGGCAGCGGCTCTGGCAACCCTCTGTGAGCGGGAGCGAGATATCGAGAGCGGTGACGTCTATGTCATTTGCGATGCGGGAGGCGGCACGGTG GTGCGTACCGTGTCCGGATTGGTGGACGTAATGGCTGATCCCTCCAGCTCGGATATCCAAAAGGCGTTCACCCCCATTTTCGCCGACATCGAGGGCCTCCTCAACGAGCAGATTGCCAAGTCCCGGAGTAAAAGCTTACCGGTCAAGGTGCGTAGTTATGGGCCACAGTTTGGATCGATGCTCATGATCACCAGAATATCATCCTGGTCGGCGGGCTTGGCTCCAGCCCCTACCTCTACGAACATTTATCGGAGAGGTACGAGCGAGACGGGATTGACATCATCCAATCCACCGGTATCAGACC GCGTCGCATACTCGCCTCTCTTTGACGAATCTAGGCATCTTGAGAAGGATAGAAATTGGGATGGCGATGAAGGCGTCTGGAGGGCTAGCAACCAGATGATGTGGTATTTGCGAAAG ATAGTGGTTGACTAA